The Zalophus californianus isolate mZalCal1 chromosome X, mZalCal1.pri.v2, whole genome shotgun sequence genome window below encodes:
- the LOC113931398 gene encoding cytochrome c oxidase subunit NDUFA4-like, giving the protein MSHQIIGQAKKHPSLIPFFVFIGTGGTGAALYVLSLALFTPDVSWDRKNNPEPWNKLGPNDQYKFYSVNADYSKLKKEGPDF; this is encoded by the coding sequence ATGTCACACCAGATCATCGGTCAGGCCAAGAAGCATCCGAGCTTGATCCCCTTCTTCGTATTTATTGGTACAGGAGGTACTGGAGCAGCACTGTATGTCTTGAGCCTAGCATTGTTCACTCCAGATGTCAGTTGGGATAGGAAGAATAACCCAGAACCCTGGAACAAACTGGGTCCCAATGATCAATACAAGTTCTACTCAGTAAATGCAGATTACAGCAAACTGAAGAAAGAAGGTCCAGACTTCTAA